The Stratiformator vulcanicus genome has a segment encoding these proteins:
- a CDS encoding bacteriorhodopsin, protein MTFLLAAVEGGLSMDFAQNTPLESLTLYLFFAGTVGMGAGAIYFFMQFFNVAPQYRSAMAVSTLICGIACFHYSKMTSQYMSGEAFPTALRYVDWLFTTPLLLVKFPLLLQIKKGAGKLMAQLIVLDVLMIVTAFIAETSAIGSGAWWGFFIVACVFELAIVAVLYTQIGKAIAKSPPPIADATRVMRYFILIGWAIYPVGFLMALGGAGEYREIFYNVADVINKVGFGLVALAGIQALTKEGPGGGVKTDVEDYPAAA, encoded by the coding sequence ATGACATTCTTGCTGGCAGCCGTCGAAGGCGGCCTGTCGATGGATTTCGCGCAGAATACACCGCTGGAGTCGTTAACGCTGTACCTGTTCTTTGCCGGTACCGTCGGCATGGGCGCGGGAGCGATCTACTTCTTTATGCAGTTCTTTAATGTCGCGCCGCAGTATCGTTCTGCGATGGCGGTATCGACCTTGATTTGCGGAATTGCCTGCTTTCACTATTCAAAAATGACTTCGCAATACATGTCGGGCGAGGCGTTCCCGACAGCACTGCGTTACGTCGACTGGCTGTTCACTACGCCTCTGCTGCTCGTTAAATTCCCGCTGCTCTTACAAATTAAGAAGGGCGCCGGAAAGTTGATGGCCCAGCTCATTGTGCTCGATGTGCTGATGATCGTCACGGCATTTATCGCCGAGACGTCTGCGATCGGCAGCGGCGCGTGGTGGGGCTTCTTCATCGTTGCCTGCGTCTTTGAACTTGCGATTGTGGCGGTACTTTACACGCAAATCGGCAAAGCGATTGCCAAATCGCCGCCGCCCATCGCTGACGCTACTCGCGTAATGCGATACTTTATCTTGATCGGCTGGGCGATCTACCCGGTCGGGTTTCTCATGGCGCTCGGAGGCGCGGGTGAGTACCGGGAAATTTTCTATAATGTCGCCGATGTGATCAACAAAGTCGGTTTCGGGCTCGTCGCACTGGCCGGAATCCAGGCTTTGACAAAAGAAGGTCCGGGCGGTGGTGTCAAGACGGACGTCGAAGACTATCCCGCGGCGGCCTAA